In Gambusia affinis linkage group LG08, SWU_Gaff_1.0, whole genome shotgun sequence, a single window of DNA contains:
- the LOC122835625 gene encoding uncharacterized protein LOC122835625 isoform X2, which translates to MPYPLIFPVGWGLGYLVTTGMKKLFDHYLPEKDLDQGATQDETASFGNEPTTVPQDQTDPAGSVSLEEEPVFFEDTEINSTEISEDSTEDETTSFGNEPTTVPQHQTDPAGSVSLEDEPVDSEDTEINSTEISQRSTKDESTSIGNELSMVPQDQTDPAGSVWSVNQKVDCEASTVDLTKTSSLDATQDVSSVFGNNLPVVPKEKTDPAGKVFSGTELAEKPLMIDGTFSSSSDMKSSSDEEFISEGRTLYNENRVRDLSVNPLLRRRVTVDPELDCTPEGEAGLTDRISNETPPNDGSTFPKDKTTPAGVVVSQDERKVLGNQYCTVPQQQTDPDGKVVHEEQSRLRQTEGDICRFVNRFNNSWMSAGFQSVLHLSVTRRCLAQRHLFKEASSIPNCASLIHTAVHRPGYLFSPTEISPVLMELREREPSPDVGKQYEISCLLESVLVWLDSYGGSTDREMYCTNTCSDCGTSFLQILNNGPIVVLPTSTTLNDTVSLFNNWINMWRPPSCSSCRSGLDRKNILNNNQVIVLFLPQWVTRKYPVVPNPVMEVPGESGTEVYCLSSVICRDAESANFYTYLIQGRQTVKVVDEYVLTAGKSCSEDMNERGFIYVYEKRGNVEEPHSDHLNTPSVTFSPGPPLQNDEESSGEEPEPPSLEEQNNAEDETSGHFEEEESE; encoded by the coding sequence CCCCTTAATTTTTCCTGTTGGTTGGGGACTTGGTTACCTGGTCACAACAGGAATGAAGAAATTGTTTGACCACTACCTGCCAGAAAAGGACTTGGACCAGGGTGCCACTCAGGACGAGACCGCTTCATTTGGGAACGAACCTACAACGGTTCCCCAAGAccaaactgacccggctgggtcaGTTTCTCTTGAAGAGGAGCCAGTTTTCTTCGAAGACACTGAGATTAATTCGACGGAGATTTCAGAAGACAGTACAGAGGACGAGACCACTTCATTTGGGAACGAACCTACAACGGTTCCCCAACAccaaactgacccggctgggtcaGTTTCTCTTGAAGACGAGCCAGTTGACTCCGAAGACACTGAGATTAATTCGACGGAGATTTCACAACGCAGTACAAAGGACGAGAGCACTTCCATTGGGAATGAACTTTCAATGGTTCCCCAAGAccaaactgacccggctgggtcaGTTTGGTCTGTCAACCAGAAAGTCGACTGTGAAGCCTCTACAGTGGATTTGACTAAGACATCGTCTCTCGACGCAACTCAGGATGTGAGTTCAGTCTTTGGGAACAATTTGCCCGTTGTtcccaaagaaaaaactgacccggctgggaaAGTTTTTTCGGGGACTGAACTCGCAGAGAAACCTCTGATGATCGACGGCACATTTTCCAGCTCCTCTGACATGAAGAGTTCCTCGGACGAGGAATTCATTTCAGAGGGACGAACACtttacaatgaaaacagagtCCGAGATCTGTCTGTGAACCCATTGTTAAGGCGCAGGGTTACTGTAGATCCTGAATTAGACTGCACCCCAGAAGGGGAAGCTGGTTTGACGGACAGGATCAGCAATGAAACCCCACCAAATGATGGTTCAACGTTTCCCAAAGACAAAACTACCCCAGCCGGGGTAGTCGTCTCTCAGGACGAGAGAAAAGTCTTGGGAAACCAGTACTGCACTGTTCCTCAACAACAAACTGACCCGGATGGGAAAGTTGTACATGAGGAACAAAGCAGGTTGAGACAGACAGAGGGTGACATCTGTAGATTTGTAAACAGATTCAATAACAGCTGGATGAGTGCCGGTTTTCAGAGTGTTCTCCACCTGAGCGTCACCAGACGGTGTCTGGCCCAGAGACACCTGTTCAAAGAGGCTTCGTCAATCCCAAACTGTGCCTCTCTGATCCACACTGCCGTCCACCGACCAGGATATTTGTTTTCCCCAACAGAAATCTCCCCAGTTCTGATGGAACTGAGGGAGAGAGAACCGTCACCAGACGTGGGGAAACAATATGAAATATCTTGTTTACTGGAGTCTGTTCTTGTCTGGCTCGACTCATACGGTGGCAGCACTGATCGAGAAATGTACTGCACAAACACCTGCAGTGATTGTGGAACATCTTTCTTACAGATCCTAAATAACGGCCCTATCGTTGTGCTGCCGACCTCGACTACACTTAACGAcactgtttctttatttaacaactGGATAAATATGTGGCGCCCGCCTTCTTGTTCCAGTTGCAGGTCCGGCTTAGATCGTAAAAACATCCTGAACAACAACCAagtgattgttttgtttctgccacAGTGGGTCACTAGAAAATACCCAGTGGTTCCCAATCCAGTCATGGAGGTACCAGGAGAAAGTGGAACTGAGGTGTACTGTCTGTCGTCCGTCATCTGTAGAGATGCTGAATCAGCTAATTTCTACACCTATTTGATTCAGGGACGACAGACAGTAAAGGTGGTGGATGAGTATGTCCTCACTGCTGGTAAATCCTGCAGTGAGGACATGAATGAAAGGGGATTTATTTATGTCTATGAGAAGCGAGGGAATGTAGAAGAACCCCACAGTGACCACCTAAACACACCTAGTGTGACATTTTCTCCTGGCCCTCCTCTCCAGAATGATGAAGAAAGTTCTGGAGAGGAGCCAGAACCTCCAAGTCTGGAAGAACAGAATAACGCAGAGGACGAAACAAGCGGCCATTTTGAGGAAGAAGAAAGTGAA